Proteins encoded within one genomic window of Leptolyngbya sp. SIO1E4:
- a CDS encoding helix-turn-helix domain-containing protein: MFKGHLPVLKQVEQALPTADHPDAPVHQSAPPASPAPNSRQQQKAQKWAQRLERYEQVHALRQQGYCIPDIAHHLGMGERTVYTYLSHATFPEWQPTVFRRPRESILDPYKPYLLEQWNQGHQQARQLFNDIQQQGYGGTYETGFWTKRHPQESRI; the protein is encoded by the coding sequence GTGTTCAAAGGCCACTTGCCAGTTCTCAAACAGGTTGAGCAGGCTCTACCAACCGCCGATCATCCGGATGCCCCAGTTCACCAGTCTGCACCCCCAGCCTCACCTGCCCCCAACTCACGTCAACAGCAAAAGGCGCAGAAGTGGGCTCAACGCTTAGAGCGTTATGAGCAGGTTCATGCCTTACGTCAGCAGGGATACTGCATCCCAGACATCGCCCATCATCTGGGGATGGGCGAGCGTACTGTGTACACCTATTTGTCCCATGCAACCTTTCCAGAATGGCAACCGACTGTCTTTAGACGACCTCGGGAGAGCATCCTAGACCCCTATAAGCCTTATCTGCTCGAACAATGGAATCAGGGACACCAACAGGCCCGCCAGTTGTTTAACGACATTCAACAGCAAGGCTATGGCGGCACCTATGAAACTGGATTTTGGACAAAAAGGCACCCGCAGGAGTCACGAATTTAA
- a CDS encoding Uma2 family endonuclease → MVQLSQTPITLQAFLASPEAGERCELIDGQVVPKVAPKRFHSKTQRALLHLLEVWGEVRGEIGVEWAVKLTRHGKEWGPVPDLSFVYCDRLPDDLADDACPVPCDLAIEIISPDQTFGAMAEKATDYITAGVIRVWIVDPAARSITVFKADTLPVTYRGDRPFRDDHFPDLELTTCDVFRRAGLPD, encoded by the coding sequence ATGGTTCAGCTTTCCCAAACCCCCATCACCTTACAGGCGTTTCTCGCTTCACCTGAGGCTGGCGAACGCTGTGAACTGATTGACGGACAGGTGGTACCCAAGGTGGCTCCGAAACGATTTCACTCCAAAACACAACGAGCCTTGCTGCACCTGTTAGAAGTCTGGGGCGAGGTACGGGGCGAAATTGGTGTGGAGTGGGCCGTCAAATTAACCCGTCACGGTAAAGAATGGGGTCCGGTTCCGGATCTTTCCTTTGTTTACTGCGATCGCTTGCCAGATGATTTGGCCGACGACGCTTGTCCCGTCCCGTGTGATCTTGCCATTGAAATCATTTCGCCGGATCAAACCTTTGGAGCCATGGCAGAAAAAGCGACTGACTACATTACTGCCGGTGTCATTCGGGTCTGGATTGTTGACCCAGCAGCTCGCAGTATTACCGTTTTTAAGGCCGACACGCTCCCTGTCACCTATCGGGGAGATCGCCCTTTCAGGGATGACCATTTCCCAGACTTAGAATTGACGACCTGCGATGTATTTCGTCGGGCAGGTTTGCCAGATTGA
- a CDS encoding Uma2 family endonuclease, giving the protein MSAPAIETPQAQSNPATSQDIIFPPGDLYSDEPPLETDLHRDQIDLLIRLLRWLWQDRQDFYASGNLTIYYSPDQRKSEDFRGPDFFVVLGTERKPRKSWVVWEEGGKYPNIIIELLSDSTAATDRGLKKEIYQDIFRTPDYFWFDPHSLEFYGCHLMDGAYQDLEPNEQGWLWSQQLQLFLGVHENQLRFFTAEGQLVPSPEEVATEATAAIATERQRNEKLTAKLRELGVDPEAIG; this is encoded by the coding sequence ATGTCTGCTCCCGCGATCGAGACTCCCCAAGCCCAGTCAAACCCGGCAACTTCCCAGGATATAATCTTCCCGCCTGGTGACCTTTACAGCGACGAACCCCCCTTGGAAACTGACCTCCATCGCGACCAAATTGATTTACTGATTCGTTTGCTGCGATGGCTATGGCAAGACCGTCAGGACTTTTATGCATCCGGTAATTTGACGATTTACTACAGTCCTGACCAACGCAAATCTGAAGACTTTAGAGGGCCTGACTTTTTTGTGGTTTTAGGCACCGAGCGTAAACCACGTAAAAGCTGGGTAGTTTGGGAAGAAGGCGGTAAGTACCCCAACATCATCATTGAGCTTTTGTCGGATTCAACAGCCGCCACGGATCGCGGATTGAAGAAGGAAATTTATCAGGATATCTTCCGCACCCCAGATTATTTCTGGTTTGACCCCCATAGCCTAGAGTTTTATGGCTGCCATCTCATGGATGGGGCGTATCAAGACCTTGAGCCCAATGAGCAAGGCTGGCTATGGAGCCAGCAGCTACAGCTTTTTCTGGGGGTTCATGAGAATCAATTGCGGTTTTTTACGGCAGAGGGCCAATTGGTTCCTTCTCCAGAAGAGGTGGCGACTGAGGCAACGGCGGCGATCGCAACAGAACGGCAGCGGAATGAGAAGTTAACGGCTAAGTTACGGGAGTTGGGGGTTGATCCGGAGGCGATCGGATAG
- a CDS encoding PD-(D/E)XK nuclease family protein, whose product MQISKAIAQPQETINVSALNALTYCPRLYYLQEVEGIREISADMFSGLRLHAELERDGGEEWQQLTLENSPLGLHK is encoded by the coding sequence ATGCAAATCTCAAAAGCTATTGCTCAGCCCCAAGAAACCATTAACGTCAGTGCCCTGAATGCCCTCACATACTGCCCCAGACTGTATTACCTGCAAGAAGTCGAAGGCATCCGAGAAATTAGTGCCGACATGTTCTCAGGCTTGCGGCTTCATGCAGAACTAGAACGTGATGGTGGCGAAGAATGGCAGCAGTTGACGTTAGAAAATAGCCCGTTAGGATTACACAAATAG
- a CDS encoding IS1 family transposase (programmed frameshift), protein MQCPECGSEHIRKNGHRRGQQNHLCVDCRRQFVANPQTEFGYSDEVRRQCLKLYTNGLGFRAIERVSGVHHTTVIHWVKQSGELLPDAYDPEGVPEVVELDELQTFVGAKKNKLWIWTVVDHFRPGILGWVVGDRSGQTFEPLWAMVRVWRCFFSVTDGWKVYPSYIPEGDQIVSKTYMTRVEGENTRLRHYLARLHRKTLCYSKSLEMLKHSLRLVIHSLKFGDLPMPSRKSNR, encoded by the exons ATGCAATGTCCTGAGTGCGGTTCTGAGCATATTCGCAAAAATGGGCATCGACGTGGCCAACAAAATCACCTGTGCGTGGATTGTCGACGCCAGTTTGTCGCAAACCCCCAAACCGAGTTCGGCTACAGTGATGAGGTGCGCCGTCAATGTTTGAAGCTGTATACAAATGGGCTGGGCTTTCGGGCAATTGAACGGGTGAGTGGTGTGCATCACACCACAGTCATCCATTGGGTCAAACAGAGTGGGGAGTTGCTGCCCGATGCCTACGACCCAGAAGGGGTCCCTGAAGTGGTAGAACTGGATGAACTCCAGACCTTTGTCGGGGCAAA AAAAAACAAACTCTGGATTTGGACCGTCGTCGACCACTTCCGGCCCGGTATCCTCGGGTGGGTCGTCGGTGACCGCAGTGGGCAAACCTTTGAACCGTTATGGGCGATGGTCAGGGTATGGCGGTGCTTTTTCTCCGTGACTGATGGCTGGAAGGTCTACCCCAGTTACATCCCAGAAGGTGACCAAATCGTGAGTAAGACCTATATGACCCGGGTGGAGGGTGAAAATACGCGATTGCGGCATTACCTCGCTCGTCTCCACCGTAAGACGTTGTGTTACTCGAAATCACTAGAGATGCTGAAGCATTCACTGCGGCTGGTGATTCACTCCCTCAAGTTTGGTGACCTCCCGATGCCCTCTCGAAAATCCAATCGCTGA
- a CDS encoding pentapeptide repeat-containing protein — MFVAIAIISSIGFLTAFDILKHWNNIDDGERSQAGINLVQTVATITGGIAIFWNIILSRKQLAASLDQNITNRFEQAVGYLGSENVTVRVGAIYAFERIARDSLKDHWTVMEVLMSFITEKCGHGNIADQDSKSDFPRDAQAAILVVGRRKMEFDHLGAIIRLNKVQLSGAIFSYLNFSNAHFIWSDLSGANFFMVDLKGANFYRAKLNKTVFYKASLCDAELIESDLRGADFRECDLTRAKLNRANLREAKGLSVEQVKLAHGWQEAFYDDDFRNQLGLNISS, encoded by the coding sequence TTGTTTGTCGCTATAGCTATTATTAGTAGTATTGGATTTTTAACTGCTTTTGATATTTTGAAGCATTGGAATAATATTGACGATGGTGAGCGATCTCAAGCAGGAATTAATTTAGTTCAGACAGTTGCAACGATTACCGGCGGTATTGCAATATTCTGGAATATCATTTTGTCTAGAAAACAACTTGCTGCTTCATTAGACCAAAATATAACTAATCGTTTTGAGCAGGCTGTTGGGTATCTTGGTAGTGAGAACGTAACTGTTCGAGTAGGTGCGATTTATGCCTTTGAAAGAATTGCAAGAGACTCACTAAAAGATCATTGGACAGTTATGGAAGTTTTAATGTCTTTCATCACTGAAAAGTGCGGTCACGGAAATATTGCTGACCAGGATAGTAAGAGCGATTTTCCTCGTGATGCTCAAGCGGCTATTCTGGTAGTTGGTCGAAGAAAGATGGAATTTGACCATTTAGGAGCTATTATTCGTTTGAATAAAGTGCAACTTTCAGGAGCTATATTTTCATATTTGAATTTCTCAAATGCACATTTTATTTGGTCTGATCTTAGTGGTGCAAACTTCTTCATGGTTGATCTAAAAGGTGCTAATTTCTATAGAGCAAAATTAAACAAAACTGTATTCTATAAAGCGAGTCTGTGCGATGCTGAATTAATAGAATCAGACCTTCGAGGTGCTGATTTTCGAGAATGTGATCTAACTAGAGCTAAGTTGAATAGGGCCAATTTAAGGGAAGCCAAGGGGTTGTCAGTTGAGCAAGTGAAGCTTGCGCATGGATGGCAGGAGGCTTTCTATGACGATGACTTTAGAAATCAACTAGGACTCAACATATCAAGCTAA
- a CDS encoding thermonuclease family protein, which produces MNCNPTPSQLSRRRGGDRSCQGHGRSGGSGHCSQAAGADLSGRTAQPRPAGDSTLIVLAVEQDRYDRTVAELFVPTSAGEIHLNSQMVVDGYAYHYARYSGGCPNGYLLAGAEEQARSQQLGVWADPDAVKPWDYR; this is translated from the coding sequence GTGAATTGCAACCCTACCCCATCCCAGTTATCTCGAAGAAGAGGCGGCGATCGCTCGTGCCAAGGCCACGGTAGATCAGGCGGAAGCGGCCATTGCAGCCAAGCAGCAGGAGCTGACCTATCTGGTAGAACTGCCCAACCTCGACCCGCTGGTGATAGCACCCTCATCGTGTTGGCGGTAGAGCAAGACCGATACGATCGCACCGTTGCAGAGTTGTTTGTGCCTACCAGTGCCGGAGAGATTCACCTCAATTCTCAGATGGTGGTGGATGGCTATGCCTATCACTATGCTCGATACAGTGGTGGGTGCCCCAATGGTTACCTTCTGGCGGGGGCTGAAGAGCAGGCGAGATCGCAGCAACTCGGCGTTTGGGCTGACCCTGATGCTGTGAAACCGTGGGACTATCGGTGA
- a CDS encoding glycoside hydrolase family 16 protein, producing the protein MTNHSLLRDDFLGNNLDSAKWKLPIFTPMNNASFLGRTQLRVSNDPNHEPPKVENGSVTLQLDTYNPSAPGASFLGSELITQEKFSISTGMSFEARVRLLDPIDEGMVASLFSYEISDTNGDGEIKANDLHDELTYEFLTNYVDGDDINTPPNAILTNAYQDMPLGAGDFLYPQASENDDLKTFHEFRIQLYPDRAVWYINDQVVRREFDTVPDEPMDVRLNFWAPAQEWQDAFSSSLIPTTAPENNQSYRYEVDYVDVKRHGVDDYLASYPDLIRAFGYDLHAAETHYNVFGVNEGRVADTFNEGLYLALNPDLFQAFGYDLHTATRHYIEYGYFEGRKPESDSLEVQDFLVGFDPGAYIASYTDLIQAFGANLPAGLEHYIKYGYTEGREVIFEPDNYLASHGDLIQAFGYDLAAASQHYISFGTGENRAKDSFDEITYLNKYADLQAAFGHDLEAATRHFIEFGYLEGRNDGL; encoded by the coding sequence ATGACTAACCATTCCTTGTTACGCGATGACTTCTTGGGTAACAACCTTGATTCAGCGAAATGGAAGCTACCCATATTCACACCCATGAACAATGCTTCATTTTTAGGTCGAACCCAGTTACGCGTCAGTAATGACCCCAATCACGAGCCCCCCAAGGTAGAAAACGGCTCTGTCACCTTACAGCTAGATACCTATAACCCTTCAGCCCCAGGAGCTTCGTTTTTAGGGAGTGAGCTCATCACCCAGGAAAAATTCAGTATTAGCACCGGCATGTCATTCGAGGCGCGAGTTCGGCTGCTAGATCCAATTGATGAGGGGATGGTAGCCTCCCTCTTTTCCTATGAAATTAGCGACACGAATGGTGATGGCGAAATCAAAGCCAATGACCTCCACGATGAACTCACCTATGAGTTTTTGACCAATTATGTGGATGGCGATGACATCAATACCCCACCGAACGCCATTCTCACAAACGCCTATCAGGACATGCCCTTGGGAGCAGGAGATTTTCTCTATCCCCAAGCTTCTGAAAACGACGACTTGAAAACCTTTCACGAGTTTCGGATTCAGCTATATCCTGATCGAGCAGTCTGGTACATCAATGATCAGGTAGTTCGGCGGGAGTTTGATACTGTACCTGATGAGCCAATGGATGTGCGTCTCAACTTCTGGGCTCCAGCACAGGAGTGGCAAGACGCCTTCAGCTCTTCTCTGATACCAACCACTGCACCAGAGAATAACCAGTCTTACCGCTACGAAGTGGATTATGTGGACGTTAAAAGACACGGTGTCGATGATTATCTAGCCTCATACCCCGATCTCATTCGGGCTTTTGGCTATGACTTACACGCGGCGGAGACACATTACAACGTCTTTGGAGTGAATGAAGGTCGAGTAGCCGACACCTTCAACGAAGGCCTCTATTTAGCCTTGAATCCAGACCTGTTTCAAGCCTTTGGGTATGATCTGCATACGGCCACACGCCACTACATCGAATATGGCTATTTCGAGGGACGAAAACCTGAGTCCGACTCTCTTGAAGTACAGGACTTCTTAGTTGGATTCGACCCAGGCGCTTACATCGCCTCCTATACCGACTTGATTCAGGCATTTGGTGCCAATTTGCCTGCGGGTCTTGAGCACTACATCAAATACGGCTACACCGAAGGTCGTGAGGTCATCTTTGAACCTGATAATTACCTTGCCTCCCATGGCGATCTGATCCAAGCATTTGGCTATGACTTGGCGGCAGCCTCGCAGCACTACATCAGCTTTGGCACTGGCGAGAATCGCGCTAAAGACTCTTTTGATGAAATCACTTACCTCAATAAATACGCTGACCTCCAAGCCGCCTTCGGCCATGACTTAGAAGCCGCAACAAGGCACTTCATCGAGTTTGGGTACCTTGAAGGGCGCAATGACGGACTCTGA
- a CDS encoding ATP-binding protein, with protein sequence MARISYGSTVQKRVKRLFRDLLFYANESFESPEGLEIQYRWLTDKQVVFRTKRRILEALTARDSDEGQLNAAQVREALNCLERFLKVLTDNETSKGSEHRHFTLTLWSDNPAENLQLFDGEWQRRKGRKPRDRQSLRQLPHQNLPPQDNEFIGREKEIKELLKVISLDYRAPYVTVNGIGGVGKTALVLEAAYRCWEVRHGESSIDAPRFDAIVFVSAKENKLMPEGGLLWLKARENTLQGVFRKIANTLKDQTITKASPDEQSTRVNECLARQKTLLIVDNLETVEEPDEILSFLYTLPGTTKAIVTTRDTYPGYSHLSLDSLPKAESIQLIKQQAKAKETVNLTDIDCEALADRFGGIPMALVYAVGQLAIGGTLREIVNPAIPLPKDIARFCFESSVEPLRGQPAHKLLMAVGIFPKSPVRKAIVEVAGLDTEPQYIVKEGLETLAKLSLIRRKEGRFKMLPLTREYALAELAAESDEDFAQAARNRWVNFYQNFARENGGKDWTDWGKCYKLIESESRNLLAVLYWCAQEDRYAEIRSLWSYLNHYTSLCGHWEERLFWLNYLITASKERGEVTAAIDALSEKSYTLILMGKLKEAETLLSEAWQQFPQLSEDFEDKTLLAQLAQHWSVLHVQQESYQEAEAWLNRAECLLTKTTFGERERARREIAILCLRAEIRFLDADYSVAQGLCEQVVSKARQIGWSRKANDAEYWLAEIAIAQHDLLEAESLLKRGLEEASLNHYQSRIALYQAAFARLEDVRGKTQQAYDWANKAKDGFERLGMRRQAEEMRLFTQGINVTQALPVIL encoded by the coding sequence ATGGCACGCATTTCCTATGGATCAACCGTCCAGAAACGGGTGAAGCGTTTATTCAGGGACTTGCTTTTTTACGCCAATGAGTCTTTCGAAAGTCCTGAAGGGCTAGAAATTCAATATCGGTGGCTCACAGATAAACAGGTGGTTTTTCGGACCAAGCGACGCATTTTAGAAGCGTTGACAGCTCGGGATTCCGATGAAGGACAGCTAAATGCCGCTCAGGTCCGAGAAGCTCTAAATTGCTTGGAAAGGTTTCTGAAAGTATTGACAGATAACGAGACAAGCAAGGGTTCAGAACATCGGCATTTTACGCTGACGCTATGGTCAGACAATCCAGCTGAAAATCTCCAGTTGTTTGATGGGGAATGGCAACGCCGTAAAGGACGCAAGCCCCGCGATCGCCAATCGCTCCGTCAACTCCCTCATCAAAATCTGCCCCCCCAAGACAATGAGTTTATCGGTCGCGAGAAAGAGATCAAAGAACTTTTGAAAGTCATTTCTCTGGATTATCGGGCTCCCTACGTCACGGTGAATGGTATTGGTGGAGTTGGCAAAACGGCGTTGGTGTTGGAAGCCGCCTACCGGTGTTGGGAAGTGCGACATGGTGAATCAAGCATCGATGCGCCCCGATTTGATGCCATTGTTTTTGTGAGTGCCAAGGAGAATAAGCTGATGCCGGAGGGGGGCCTCCTGTGGCTAAAAGCTCGAGAAAATACACTGCAAGGCGTTTTCCGCAAAATTGCCAATACCCTTAAGGATCAGACGATTACAAAGGCTTCCCCCGATGAGCAGTCAACCCGAGTTAACGAGTGTCTTGCTAGGCAAAAGACACTCTTGATTGTGGATAATTTGGAGACTGTTGAGGAACCTGATGAAATTCTCAGCTTTTTGTACACGCTACCAGGTACTACTAAAGCAATTGTGACTACCCGCGATACGTATCCCGGATATTCTCATCTTTCGCTCGACTCTTTGCCCAAAGCTGAAAGCATTCAGCTTATCAAGCAACAAGCCAAAGCTAAGGAAACCGTAAACCTGACAGATATCGACTGCGAAGCGCTGGCAGATCGTTTCGGTGGCATACCAATGGCTTTGGTATACGCCGTTGGCCAGTTGGCGATTGGCGGCACACTTCGCGAGATCGTGAATCCAGCTATTCCATTGCCTAAAGATATTGCTCGATTTTGCTTTGAAAGTTCGGTAGAACCACTTCGAGGGCAGCCCGCGCACAAGCTGTTGATGGCTGTGGGCATTTTTCCGAAATCTCCGGTGAGGAAAGCAATCGTTGAGGTAGCAGGTTTAGATACAGAACCTCAATACATTGTCAAAGAGGGCTTGGAAACACTGGCAAAGCTTTCGCTGATTCGCCGGAAGGAAGGCCGATTCAAAATGCTGCCCTTAACGCGTGAGTATGCCCTGGCGGAGCTAGCGGCTGAATCGGATGAAGATTTCGCTCAAGCAGCCCGCAATCGATGGGTAAACTTCTACCAGAATTTTGCGCGGGAAAACGGCGGCAAAGATTGGACTGACTGGGGCAAATGCTACAAACTAATTGAGTCAGAATCCAGAAATTTACTTGCAGTGCTTTACTGGTGTGCTCAAGAAGATCGCTACGCAGAAATCAGGAGCTTATGGAGTTATTTGAACCACTACACCAGTCTTTGCGGGCATTGGGAGGAGCGACTTTTTTGGCTAAATTATCTGATCACAGCGTCTAAAGAACGCGGAGAAGTTACAGCTGCTATCGATGCTCTATCGGAGAAAAGCTATACGCTTATCTTAATGGGTAAGTTGAAAGAAGCTGAGACCTTATTATCAGAAGCATGGCAGCAGTTTCCGCAGCTGTCAGAAGACTTTGAAGATAAGACGCTCTTAGCTCAGCTGGCTCAGCATTGGTCTGTGTTGCACGTTCAGCAGGAAAGTTATCAAGAGGCTGAAGCATGGCTCAATCGAGCTGAGTGCCTGTTAACTAAAACGACTTTTGGGGAGAGGGAGCGAGCTCGTCGCGAAATCGCCATTCTTTGTTTACGGGCAGAAATTCGGTTTTTGGATGCTGACTATTCGGTGGCTCAAGGTTTATGTGAACAAGTCGTTAGCAAAGCCAGACAGATTGGTTGGTCACGCAAAGCGAATGATGCGGAATACTGGCTAGCAGAGATTGCGATCGCTCAACACGATTTATTAGAAGCGGAATCTTTGTTGAAAAGGGGATTAGAGGAGGCCAGCCTCAATCACTACCAGAGTCGCATTGCTCTGTATCAGGCGGCTTTTGCTCGTCTAGAGGATGTCAGGGGTAAGACCCAGCAAGCTTATGACTGGGCTAACAAGGCCAAGGATGGCTTTGAGCGCTTAGGAATGCGACGTCAAGCGGAAGAAATGCGTTTGTTTACTCAAGGTATCAATGTGACACAAGCATTGCCTGTCATTCTTTGA
- a CDS encoding FAD-dependent oxidoreductase translates to MIYDVLVIGAGSGGLAAAKAAAGYGARVAIAEPKQLGGTCVNRGCIPKKLMVQAAAFVEQQRIAQAHGWVNPEGLFDWQTLKVAMAQHLEKLRQSQKQTLQAAGVEILSAAARFVDAHTVAVGDLEVKAEHIIIAAGSRPTLPEIPGIELALTSDDMFELEQLPGHVVIVGGGYIGVEFSCLLAQLGTQVTLIDTDPHPLVIAEVEQEYDLSWELDLQREIEVEFEGRIVFIADEVYPSAM, encoded by the coding sequence GTGATCTACGATGTGTTGGTGATAGGAGCAGGTTCCGGAGGATTGGCAGCCGCTAAGGCAGCTGCAGGGTATGGTGCCAGGGTCGCGATCGCAGAGCCCAAACAGCTAGGCGGTACCTGCGTTAATCGAGGCTGTATTCCTAAAAAACTCATGGTGCAAGCGGCTGCCTTTGTTGAGCAGCAACGAATTGCTCAGGCTCATGGTTGGGTGAATCCAGAAGGGTTATTCGATTGGCAGACGCTTAAGGTGGCCATGGCTCAACATCTTGAAAAGCTCCGGCAGTCGCAAAAACAAACATTACAGGCAGCCGGTGTTGAGATCCTGTCTGCAGCGGCTCGATTTGTAGATGCTCACACGGTTGCAGTGGGCGATCTCGAAGTCAAAGCCGAACACATCATCATTGCTGCCGGTAGTCGCCCCACTCTGCCAGAGATTCCTGGTATTGAATTAGCGCTCACGTCAGACGATATGTTTGAGCTGGAGCAACTGCCAGGGCATGTGGTCATCGTAGGAGGCGGCTATATCGGCGTCGAATTTAGCTGTCTGCTGGCACAGCTAGGGACTCAAGTTACTTTAATCGACACGGATCCGCACCCCTTGGTGATAGCAGAAGTTGAACAGGAATATGATCTTTCTTGGGAGCTGGATTTGCAGCGGGAAATTGAAGTTGAATTTGAAGGCCGAATCGTCTTCATTGCGGATGAAGTTTATCCCTCTGCTATGTAA